The segment catattttcaaaccaagtgaaattttttattagaatattatattttttttattaacactTTCATATTGCTAATAGATACATAATCAAATTCATGTGAATAGTTTGATTTATAGAATTTAACTCATTAATGCTTTGTAAATGAATCATAACTTATAGTTTAAGTGTGGatgaaattttatattcaaaacttAACTACAGTCAAGTCCAAGGTGACCATTATGAGTGAGAACTTAACTTTATATCTCTTTGTAAATgacaattataattaaattcaaataaataaaaaaatacttgattgagaatttaaatagaCAAATATTCTAATTTTAGAGAACTTAATATAATAGTTCTTTGCCAATGAAACTTAGTCAATCACAATTTAAGCTCAAGTAAATTGCagttaaatcaaataaatattataattgaaaacttaatcataattaagttctttgtaaataaaacttaataaggTACATATTATGATTGAGAACTTAAAGTTCTTCATAAATGAACTTAGagggtatttatttttttagctttttgttaaaagcaatttgctttcaaattttaaatcgtttgtttttctatttttttcataatttattataaactttttgttgaatagaaaaagtcaaaatattttactttttttaaatagaaaaggtaatatgtgaatttttctttactttttaatgtttaatataaataaaatattacaaaaacaaacaatatcatacttaataatattaaacattaaaattctatttagaattaagtaaaaaaacgaacaccaccttagtctccttttttttttgccactAATGGTGAAGTCGGGATTAGATTTATTTAGAAAagtaatattaattatttacatatCTTAATTTCCTTTCATGTCGATTAATGTAGATTAGATGAGATAATAGTAgaagttaaactttattttgttaaaataaaataataaactgaaaaataaggaaaagcaGTGCACCGGCggaaacaaaaggaaagggACATTTTTGTGGTACAAGAATCATTTTAATCTCGTTTGAGAGCGAGGGGGGTTTATAAAGATGGGTATTAATTGAATCCTTTTAGCCAAATAACCATTTTCTCACCCAGATTGGGATATAATATGTAACTGCTTTTACAGAATTAGAGTGGTGAAATTCTTCTGCCAATGTAGCACATCAATACTTCTAATAAAAATTCAGgaaaaataagcaaaattttcttaaatagaCGGTTGAGGGTTGGTTTGTTTGGAAGAAGAAAAGCCTCTTGGCCAAGTCATAAGCCTCACTCACGGCAAAGCAATGAAAAAGCAGTCAAAAAGCAAGATAGGAAGTCAGAGATCTTAATAATGAGTGGAAAGGgtcaaatttcaaaacaaaatggCAGGCTAGGACTGACTCGCTTGCTcgctcgctctctctctctctctcgccaTATATATGGTATGTTTGAGGGAGAATACAATCCCACCAGTAATCCACTGCTAGAGAAGACTGGCAAACCCCAGGGCTTGAGTTTTGAATTGTGATTCAAACCCCACCCCCACTAAGAGAAAAGACTCAGTAATATGTTGGATTATCAGCTAGCAAGGTCTTCTTTCCGAGACTCCCTTAAGGCTCTTGAGGCTGACATACAGCACGCCAATTTTCTGTGAGTTCTGTGTGTGAGTATGTTCATTTGTACGTGTGGGTGTGGCTATGAAGGAAGTGGAATATAGATGTTTTTGGGTTTTCTCAATTGGTTTGTTTGCTGATCCTGTATCCTGATTTAATGCATATCAATCAAGGAACcgtactttctttctcttatatttGTTGGCTGATCATGTCTTTTGATCGTCTTTCTGTCACTTTAAGCTTTACCACTTTGAGCCTGAAAGATTTGCAAGGGATTTGTGAAAGTGTCCCTTTTTCCCTCAACTTATATTCTTTTCTTCCAGTTTGGATTTGGGAACATGGGTATGAAAAAGATTGCAAATTTTCTGCGTGGGATATGTGGATTTTCATGAAAATGGCTCTGTTGACGGTTCTATTGGGCTTTTGTTATAACTGGTCAACTTGGTGTTGTAGTTGTAAATAGATATTGGGTTTACAGTAATTTGCAAACTGGGGAGCTGAACGTAGTTTGATCAAGCGCTCAGCCAACTTAGAATTTGTGCTCTTGCTGCAGTTGTTTTTACTGTTTTGTCTATGGAGCTTTTTCATTTTCTGAAATGAAACTGAAATTGGTTTTTGGGTTTGTCATTTGATtgcatttggattatttttgcAGGGCAGCTTCAATTCCCAGAACCAAGAATGGTTCTTGGCTTCAGATGAAATTGGCCTACAATAACTTAACGccaatatttcttttctttatccaGTGGATGAATTGCTCATGTACATATCTGCTTCCCAGTTATTTAAACCTTGTCCACATAGTTATATACAAGGTTGGTTCCCTACTTTAATGTCTATGCATttctaatataaataaattggtTTTTCCCCACTCTTCCGGGTGGGTTGGGGAAAGAAAGGCTTATTACTTGGTAGTCTTAGTGGTTGATTTCTACATCATTCAGGTGCACCCAGAAAGGCGACTAAAGATCTCATCATATGGAAGGAAAGCAACATTAAGGGAATTCTATGGTTTGTAAATTATCTggtactttttcctttttcgaCACTGTCTGATATGTTGTAATGGTGGTAGGAGATCACAACCAATGGTTCCTTTTTGTGTTACATGGTATTTTGAAACAAGTCCATCTTGGTTTCATTTACGCAAAATGAATTCATGTTCTTTTCTCCATGGTTCCAGTTTACTTAAACCATTGGATTCCAAAAGGATGGACTTGTGATTCTAAATTTACTTTTTGAAAAAGGAAGGTGCTTTAAAATTTTGTGGAAGTAAAAGATGGAGTTTCTTCCTTCTCCACATGCTTGTTTTGCATGCTCTAAAAGAAGCAAAATTGCAGCTGTGATATTACCATCTCTTCAACATCTGCATAGTTATTCATCTGAGCTAGATTATGCTCAAGAGGAAGATCAAAGGTTGCAGCCAGTTGTTAGGAAGAGACCAGAGGAGAGGAAGAAGCTTTTGGATGTTGATTTGGAGAGAGAGGATGAATGTGGGATCTGCTTAGAGCCTTGCACCAAAATGGTGTTGCCTAACTGCTGCCATATGATGTGCATAAGCTGCTTCCATGACTGGTAAATAAGACCACATTTCTCCTTTCACTTTGTAGTGCATTTGATTGTGACAATATAAGTGAATTTCTTGTTCTTAACCATCTCCATTTTGCCTTTTTTGTACAACAGGAACACAAAGTCAGAATCTTGCCCATTTTGTCGGGTTAGTCTAAAGAGAGTGAATTCGGGGGACTTATGGGTTCTCCCCTGCAGAGATGATGTTGTTGACATGGAAACTGTATCAAAGGAGGACGTGTTGCACTTTTATCTCTATATACACAACCTGCCAAAGGTTATTCCAGATGCTCTTTTCTTGATGTATTATGAATTCTTAATCTGATCAAATGTAGAAGAGATGAATGATGTACAGAGATTTTCTGCATGTCACCTATAAATGGAGTCCCTACCGAGTTTCATGCTTAGATGTAATCTTGTAAGGTTCATTGAATAGTCAGCTCCCTGTTGATGTTTGTGCAGAATAATGCATATGCTCATTGTAAGAGACGTGATGATTCTAtgaaatttctcattttcttcaccAACTTGAAATTCTCTTTTGTGACACACTTGTTGAAATTGCACAAGAATATGGGaatgatatgatttttttaaggTGCTTTACTATGTTATGATGAGAAGCTCAATTTGATCAGTGAACCAGTCTATTGACTATGGCTAATTTCTTCTAAGGCATGCTTTTGAGTAGGCTAGAATTTATCCCAAAGTGGCACCAGATTGTTACTTTCTGATTTCATCGGTATTCACTATCTCAATTTATCCACATATCAACCTGAGCTAGCTTGGTTTCAAGTGCTAATTACGAACATATGATAGTATGGAGACAATAGAATAAGTTACAAGGTTTAGAGAATAGTTCTTAATTCAGAATGAGAACAACATCCTTGAActaaatgattttcttaaacTAGAACAAATAACTGAGAGGAGATATTTCATCTTCTTATGAGAGATAGTAGAAACCAATAATGCCCTTAAGCTAAGTTAATGGACACTCCAATGAAAATGAATTAGTGTGTTGATGGACAAAAAGAAATACAAGCCTCTAGTTCATtgaaaaaatgggctttggacATCAACATCCAAAACATGTACCCAGGTTATGTAACACAGTCCTTAACTAATCCAATACCATGAAATAAAATTCAGGGTGATCCCCCAATAAACATTTACAAATAAAAGCAGGCAGAAGGGGAAAGATGAGAGATGCACACTCATTGAGGTTACTGATTGTTGCTTTGAAGCAGACGACAAGCAATTAGTTGTGGTTATAGCTCAAGGCCAGGGAAGGATTGTTAATAGTCAGCTAGTTTAGACCTTCCAAGTATTATAAACATGAATCTTAAATATACTCAAGCGGATGATGAAAATGTGAAAAGGGATTCATGTTGCCACCCTTAAGTGATTGGATCATGACTTTGTTAAGCTACACCTATTCATTTCAGATTTGCTTTTAATGCTATTTATCATGGTTGACTTGACAATTTCTGCTAATTGAATCTTGCTTTGTGTCAGAAAAAAGGCCACACAAAGCTTTAGAGGTCCACAGGATTAATGGAAGACAAAATGGTGCAAGTGTGCAACCGCTGCAGTTAATAGCTTTATGAGGTTCACATTTTGCATTGAAATGTATAAGATTTGAGCAGTAACATTTTGAATAattctatttcttcctttatATGAAACACATAAATACAAGATGGTTTATTATTCCAACGAAAGCCTCCCTTTTCCCATTTGGTCTTACCCTCATTGACTGCATTTTACATGATAAACTTGATGTATTTCATTTCCATGTACTTACAGATGACACAGGAACTTGAGCAATAGAAAGCCACCCTTTGAGTACCAACTAGTAGTTTAGGCCAGGTTCAAATGGTTTACTAGACCTAGCCTGTGATTTTTCTGGTTCAAAAATAGGCTTCCCCTGTCAGATAAAGAGGGAAATAGCAGTACTGAGCTACATCTGAGATGGGAAGGAAAAGGAATTTAACTTGATGGAACTGGCCTTTTTTCGAAAATTGGATCATATTCGCAGTAGTGATACACTTTCTACTGAAAGAGGTGATTTTCTTTAACAGAAAAAGGATGGATTTAGTCCAGTAGTTGGTTAGATTTTCTCAGTCAATCACCTGCCTTGATATTCATTAACCACGTGGAATCACATAATATCATAGAACTGATGTTAAATGCCTCATTGTAGGTTGTGGTCTCCAAGCACAAGTTTGCTAAAATAAACATCCTATTCTAGGTATACCCTTCCACAGAGCCATCCTGTTTTAACCATATACCCATTTGTGTTTTCTATTGCGCATATGAATTGAGgcatttccatttcttttgatGGTGAACTTGTGttcttcctccttattttcttttctttttattcacgATTTTGTGTTATCCTTTGTCTGTTGGAACCTAGCCTCAAGCTCAAGCAGGGGATTTTGGTCGATTTCTTAGTTCTCTGTTTTCTTGCTCCCTGTTTGATTTTTGACAATTCTGATTAAACTAGCTACCAGTTTATGTCAATCTCCGGTCttgttttgtttcctattttttgcaGAATGTCAGTTGCAAAAGACCAACGCAGTTGAGTAGTCAAGATTTACCCACTTTTTCAAACCCCAGTAATTTCCCTGTTTGGGGAAAGAAACATCTCAAAAAAAGCTTCAATCAGAGTATTTAATCATGCCAGTTCTTAGTTCATGTTTCTAACTTTGGAAAGGATAAACTTCAAAGTACTGCTTCTATCATAGCAtgtatttatatgtaatgtGAATTCCTGATATAAAAGTACTAGTTCAACATCATAGTATATGCATATCTGGGTCCTCAATATCAAACTATTCGCTTAACAACCAGCAGCAGAACAAAGCAAGATGGGATTAGTTCTACTATCCGACAAAGTTCACAGTGACAAGGTTGCTTCTTAATCCAACTGTGCTGAAAGGTTCATCCCAGATGCTGTTTCCTGCTTAACAAGTACTCAAATGGAGGGTGACAGAATCCACCATGGAGAAACGAATTAGCAACCACCTTATACATGGCCTCTGTGAGGTGAACTCCATCCCAATTGATGTACTGGGAAGGATTTGGACAAGCACTTGCAGAAGATGAGCCACAGGTGGCAAACACATCAAAATTATAGGGGTCACCACCAGATCCACAGCAAGTTTTGAATGGCTCCTTGAAACCATACCTGTCTCCATTCTTCATGATGGTGTGGTAGGCATTCCAGTAATCAGCATAAACAATGACAGCATGGGGAAATTGTACCCTGAGATCATGAAGCTTGGCTTGGAGGATGGTGTTGTGGCTGTAGCTCTGCTTGTTCACACTCCCAACACACCCTATTGCATCTCTGTCATCATGAGGAGCCAGTGTCAAGGCCAGTGTGAGACATCCAGTTGGTGGCAGACCTTGGACCACAAGGTACTTCACACCTTTCTTCAGCAATGCCTGCAAACCAGCAAAAACACTAGAACACTCAATCATCTGATCCCAAACAGgttaattttgttgatttgttCAGTTCAATTTGCTAAATGCACATAGATTATAAGATCATGAAATCACAGAGAAAAGCCCTTATTGTGCAGAAACTAGACTACAAACATCTCATGGCTATGAAGCAGTTCATGTTCAGTTATTTCAGTACCTGTAGGAAGCTGGTAATACTCTTGATACCAAGCTCCTGAATGGTGCTGCCTGGCACAGAAGATCCAACAGTGTATGCATAGTCATTGGCTCCAATCTCTCCAACCCAGAACAATGTATCATCAAATGTGCAACCAGAGTTTTTGGTGGCCCCTCCGCATCCTTGCTTCTCCAAGAACTCATTGAACCAAATGAGCTGAGTTTGGATTGACTGAGGAGTGATATCAAGAGTTAGGTTGTTCTTCACGAAGAACTCATGGGGTATAGCGGTAGACCCTGCAACCGCAAAGTTCACACCAGTGGATGCATTGGCCTTCTGGTTGCGGTAAGGTGGCAAGAAGGGCAAAGACAGTGCCTGAGCAACAAAGTCGATCACTAGCCTTCCATCGGAGTATCGGTTGGTGGGGTGATGAAAGAAGGTGCTGCCGTATGGGAGGTTTGATACATAGGTGAAAGCATTTGGGCCAGTGGCTGACCCTGTGTTGCCTGTGTCAGTGTATGAGTCTCCAAAGGCATAGATCCTCTTGAAGGGAGGTGAATTAGTCCCAGTTGGAGCAGTAGAAGCAGTACATAAGGAGGACAATAGGATGGGGATGAGGATGGTGGTGAGAGAACTCAGAGAAGAGAACAATTTGAAAGAGGAAGCCATTGTCTCAAGCCTTCTAGCTTCAAAACTTTTTACCCTCTGCTTCTGCTTTGCACCTTATATATTTCCTATCTATTCTACGTTGAGAATGATcttgattttaagaaaatacaCTGTTGGCAGATGTCTATAATTAAAGAGAaacccaagtttttttttttcttcttttttcacatcatttgattaaaaaaatgcattaaaaatACTCAAACTTTATATTCACCAATGAGTAActtgtattttaattatttttattatttttaatatttttattttaattattttaaatactcaactttaaatattttattttaattatttttttaatcatttttctctGTACCAAATCATAGTCACAAGACAAATTTGTACCCTggttatattataaatttactatcagaaaaatattattgaaaaacacaatattattagttttattttattttattttatttttgtttttgaaaaatgccTCTAACATAATTAAATGAGAGTCACGGAGAGCTGACAGATGAATGGGCTTGTGCCACACATTTGAGATCCAAAATTGAAAGTTGCGCCACGGGTGTTAATGAGGGAGGTGAGGGCAATGAATTTGGAGAAATGGTCTACAAGTGGTTGGAAACTTGGAGTAAATGACCCAACTGTTTTTCCGGTGACTTGGCTGACACtcatcccaatttttttttttttttttctatcttttctccTTGTAAAAAGCCTCTCCCAACACCATGCTCCATGTCATTTTATACACATCGGTATACTTTAACattgaaaataagaataatttttatatttttcaaaattcaatcaattaaaaattatactttcCACATTTTATAAAAA is part of the Vitis riparia cultivar Riparia Gloire de Montpellier isolate 1030 chromosome 17, EGFV_Vit.rip_1.0, whole genome shotgun sequence genome and harbors:
- the LOC117904659 gene encoding E3 ubiquitin-protein ligase AIRP2-like isoform X2; this translates as MLDYQLARSSFRDSLKALEADIQHANFLAASIPRTKNGSWLQMKLAYNNLTPIFLFFIQWMNCSCTYLLPSYLNLVHIVIYKVHPERRLKISSYGRKATLREFYAVILPSLQHLHSYSSELDYAQEEDQRLQPVVRKRPEERKKLLDVDLEREDECGICLEPCTKMVLPNCCHMMCISCFHDWNTKSESCPFCRVSLKRVNSGDLWVLPCRDDVVDMETVSKEDVLHFYLYIHNLPKVIPDALFLMYYEFLI
- the LOC117904659 gene encoding E3 ubiquitin-protein ligase AIRP2-like isoform X3, whose translation is MLDYQLARSSFRDSLKALEADIQHANFLAASIPRTKNGSWLQMKLAYNNLTPIFLFFIQWMNCSCTYLLPSYLNLVHIVIYKVHPERRLKISSYGRKATLREFYAVILPSLQHLHSYSSELDYAQEEDQRLQPVVRKRPEERKKLLDVDLEREDECGICLEPCTKMVLPNCCHMMCISCFHDWNTKSESCPFCRVSLKRVNSGDLWVLPCRDDVVDMETVSKEDVLHFYLYIHNLPKKKGHTKL
- the LOC117904659 gene encoding E3 ubiquitin-protein ligase AIRP2-like isoform X1, which encodes MLDYQLARSSFRDSLKALEADIQHANFLAASIPRTKNGSWLQMKLAYNNLTPIFLFFIQWMNCSCTYLLPSYLNLVHIVIYKVHPERRLKISSYGRKATLREFYAVILPSLQHLHSYSSELDYAQEEDQRLQPVVRKRPEERKKLLDVDLEREDECGICLEPCTKMVLPNCCHMMCISCFHDWNTKSESCPFCRVSLKRVNSGDLWVLPCRDDVVDMETVSKEDVLHFYLYIHNLPKNVSCKRPTQLSSQDLPTFSNPSNFPVWGKKHLKKSFNQSI
- the LOC117904658 gene encoding GDSL esterase/lipase At3g48460, which produces MASSFKLFSSLSSLTTILIPILLSSLCTASTAPTGTNSPPFKRIYAFGDSYTDTGNTGSATGPNAFTYVSNLPYGSTFFHHPTNRYSDGRLVIDFVAQALSLPFLPPYRNQKANASTGVNFAVAGSTAIPHEFFVKNNLTLDITPQSIQTQLIWFNEFLEKQGCGGATKNSGCTFDDTLFWVGEIGANDYAYTVGSSVPGSTIQELGIKSITSFLQALLKKGVKYLVVQGLPPTGCLTLALTLAPHDDRDAIGCVGSVNKQSYSHNTILQAKLHDLRVQFPHAVIVYADYWNAYHTIMKNGDRYGFKEPFKTCCGSGGDPYNFDVFATCGSSSASACPNPSQYINWDGVHLTEAMYKVVANSFLHGGFCHPPFEYLLSRKQHLG